The following coding sequences lie in one Desulfovibrio aminophilus DSM 12254 genomic window:
- a CDS encoding AAA family ATPase: MSEAQFYMPTLGELLDKELQPREYLITPWLRQGESAMVYAPTGVGKSMFALSLALAVAGGGQFMGWKSPRPYRVLFVDGEMHLEDTQARARLLLPSISGYDPALIRENFRLLARQAQTSDVDFPNLAEPEGREIMEQGAKGFDLVVLDNLSTLATVEDENSVAAFQPILQFLMRMKQLGKACILIHHTGKGKDTYRGSSMLATTFEVILGLEALGGMRAAHGTAFRLKWDKYRGQKEESVRSWEAWLESGTWKWEVSKHEEVDLLVDEVRTGEYPTQKALAEALGWDTSKVSRLKQQALSLGKIKEGEWSRLLGEARGGQHGERVQEEPDF; encoded by the coding sequence GTGAGCGAAGCCCAGTTCTACATGCCGACCCTGGGGGAGTTGCTGGACAAGGAACTCCAGCCCAGGGAGTACCTCATCACGCCGTGGTTGCGGCAGGGCGAAAGCGCCATGGTCTACGCTCCAACCGGCGTGGGCAAGTCCATGTTCGCCCTGTCCCTGGCCCTGGCCGTGGCGGGCGGGGGGCAGTTCATGGGGTGGAAGTCTCCCAGGCCCTACCGTGTCCTGTTCGTGGATGGAGAAATGCACCTGGAGGATACCCAGGCCCGCGCCCGGCTCCTTCTGCCGAGCATCTCCGGCTATGACCCGGCGTTGATCCGGGAAAACTTCCGACTCCTTGCCCGGCAGGCCCAAACCTCGGATGTGGACTTCCCCAATCTGGCCGAGCCGGAGGGGCGGGAGATCATGGAGCAGGGGGCCAAGGGCTTTGACCTTGTGGTGCTCGACAACCTCTCGACCCTCGCCACGGTGGAAGATGAGAACTCGGTGGCGGCCTTCCAGCCCATCCTCCAGTTCCTCATGCGGATGAAGCAGCTCGGCAAGGCCTGCATCCTGATCCACCACACCGGCAAAGGGAAGGATACCTACCGGGGGTCTTCCATGTTGGCTACCACCTTCGAGGTCATCCTGGGCTTGGAGGCCCTGGGAGGGATGCGGGCCGCACACGGGACCGCCTTCCGCCTGAAATGGGACAAGTACCGGGGCCAGAAGGAAGAGTCCGTGCGGTCCTGGGAGGCGTGGCTGGAGAGCGGCACCTGGAAGTGGGAGGTCTCCAAGCACGAAGAGGTTGATCTTCTGGTGGATGAGGTCAGGACCGGGGAATACCCCACCCAGAAGGCCCTTGCTGAGGCACTGGGTTGGGATACCTCCAAGGTCTCCAGGTTGAAGCAACAGGCCCTTTCCCTGGGCAAGATCAAGGAAGGGGAGTGGTCGCGGCTCCTGGGAGAGGCCAGGGGCGGCCAACATGGGGAGAGGGTCCAGGAGGAACCGGACTTCTGA
- a CDS encoding BRO-N domain-containing protein, with protein sequence MPRRRLWVCLPPIPSNPGSNPMFKFEGKDFRAVIINNAPWFAAVDLASALGKKRDSYNMVDALKPDEWMILHKNKAEVSSLVLFNGNAARLTLVSESGLYKLIMRAHPNVNPVVKRFQDWVTRDVLPALRKDESPKAVPVPAVKFQEGVQGFHFFNPGDGHFEVRVMMDEQGNPWFVAKDVDQALGYVNPRKAVGDHCKKTSAVTIRDTSSNDVEQGRSVTLIPEADVYRLIMRSKLPSAQKFEEWVVGTVLPALRKDGMYVMGEEKVKSGEMSHHLPRKPAGYEVIFTRQWER encoded by the coding sequence ATGCCGCGCCGAAGGCTCTGGGTCTGCCTGCCTCCCATTCCCAGCAACCCCGGCAGCAACCCCATGTTCAAGTTCGAGGGCAAGGACTTCCGCGCCGTCATTATCAACAATGCCCCGTGGTTCGCCGCTGTGGACCTCGCCTCGGCCCTCGGGAAGAAGCGAGACAGCTACAACATGGTGGACGCCCTCAAACCCGACGAGTGGATGATCCTCCACAAGAACAAAGCGGAAGTTTCCAGTCTTGTCCTGTTCAATGGCAACGCCGCCCGCCTGACCCTCGTTTCCGAGTCCGGCCTCTACAAGCTCATCATGCGGGCGCATCCCAACGTGAATCCCGTGGTGAAGCGGTTCCAAGACTGGGTGACTCGTGACGTCCTCCCGGCTCTCCGCAAGGACGAAAGCCCCAAGGCTGTCCCGGTCCCGGCCGTGAAGTTCCAGGAAGGCGTCCAGGGCTTCCACTTCTTCAACCCCGGAGACGGCCACTTCGAGGTCCGGGTCATGATGGATGAGCAGGGGAACCCCTGGTTCGTGGCGAAGGATGTGGACCAGGCGCTGGGGTACGTGAACCCCCGCAAGGCCGTGGGCGACCACTGCAAGAAGACCTCTGCCGTCACGATTCGTGACACCAGCTCCAATGACGTTGAGCAGGGCCGTTCCGTGACCCTCATCCCCGAGGCTGACGTCTACCGCCTCATCATGCGGTCCAAGCTCCCCTCTGCCCAGAAGTTCGAGGAGTGGGTGGTGGGCACGGTGCTCCCTGCCCTCCGCAAGGATGGCATGTACGTCATGGGCGAGGAGAAGGTGAAGAGTGGGGAGATGAGCCATCACCTGCCCAGGAAGCCCGCCGGTTATGAGGTCATATTTACCCGACAGTGGGAGAGATAG
- a CDS encoding DMT family transporter, protein MTTELDICSLGRQGIKSNPSHGEMTLASNSWAALAKLVLAMLIWASSFVALKYALKGFHPMAVVFGRMVVAGLCFLPLLKGWRGNVRYLPGDWKWLFLMALLQPCICFVCETLALTYTSASQAGMIFSTQPLMVAGAAVLLLKEKITSRAAFGFALAIAGAIWLSLAGAATESAPAPAFGNLLEFLAVASVAGYTVLFKRLCLRYPPLVLTAMQAYIGIAFFLPLAIAFPSTVSPDVPLMTPALAIIYLGVFVTLVGYSLYNMAVSRIPASRAAAFTNLIPVFAVLMGQFVLGETLTPTQYLAAALTLSGVILSQT, encoded by the coding sequence TTGACCACTGAGCTTGATATTTGCAGCCTGGGCAGGCAGGGGATTAAGTCAAATCCTTCTCATGGAGAAATGACATTGGCATCCAATTCCTGGGCAGCGTTGGCCAAGCTTGTCCTAGCTATGCTTATCTGGGCGAGTTCGTTCGTCGCCTTGAAGTACGCCCTTAAGGGGTTTCACCCCATGGCTGTGGTCTTTGGACGCATGGTCGTGGCCGGTTTGTGTTTCCTGCCCCTACTCAAGGGTTGGCGTGGGAACGTGCGTTACTTGCCCGGCGACTGGAAATGGTTGTTCCTTATGGCCCTGCTCCAGCCATGTATCTGCTTCGTATGCGAGACCTTGGCGCTGACTTATACTTCCGCCTCCCAGGCTGGCATGATCTTTTCCACACAGCCCCTCATGGTCGCAGGTGCGGCAGTATTACTGCTCAAGGAAAAGATCACCTCACGAGCTGCCTTTGGCTTCGCCTTGGCCATCGCTGGAGCGATCTGGCTGTCTCTTGCGGGAGCAGCTACCGAATCGGCCCCGGCCCCAGCCTTTGGCAACTTGTTAGAGTTCCTCGCAGTGGCCTCGGTGGCAGGATATACGGTCCTTTTCAAGCGTCTCTGTCTCCGCTACCCCCCGCTCGTTTTGACCGCCATGCAAGCCTATATCGGCATCGCTTTCTTCCTGCCCCTGGCCATCGCCTTTCCTTCCACCGTTAGCCCGGATGTCCCTCTGATGACCCCGGCCTTAGCCATCATCTACCTCGGTGTTTTTGTCACCCTTGTCGGGTACAGCCTCTATAACATGGCTGTCAGCCGCATCCCAGCAAGCAGGGCTGCCGCCTTCACCAACCTCATCCCTGTGTTTGCCGTCCTCATGGGGCAGTTCGTACTTGGCGAAACCCTCACCCCAACACAGTATCTTGCCGCCGCCCTGACCTTAAGCGGTGTCATCCTCAGCCAAACATGA
- a CDS encoding recombinase family protein: MCRTYAYLRVSTDRQDLENQRLEIASYADRQGLTVDEWLEVEISSRKDVRKRRIEELLGKLRRGDVLVVSEVSRLARSMREVHNIMGDLAAKRVVVHIIKQAMVAKGEGDLTTRILVNSFAMAAEMERELISQRTKNGLARARIQGKKLGNPGLDRINQARQEKAAQDVEHLRGTLAAFLGQGMPQRRMVEELNRLGIRTARGCAWTLCGLQRAMKRLGLGGKG; the protein is encoded by the coding sequence ATGTGCAGGACATACGCCTACTTGAGAGTCAGCACCGACCGGCAAGACCTGGAGAACCAGCGGCTGGAGATCGCCAGCTACGCCGACCGGCAGGGCCTGACCGTGGATGAGTGGCTTGAAGTGGAGATCAGCAGCAGAAAGGACGTGAGGAAGCGCCGGATCGAGGAACTGTTGGGCAAGCTCCGGCGGGGTGACGTGCTGGTGGTGTCCGAGGTCTCCAGGCTGGCCCGGTCCATGCGGGAGGTCCACAACATCATGGGCGACCTGGCCGCCAAGCGGGTGGTGGTCCATATCATCAAGCAGGCCATGGTGGCGAAGGGCGAGGGCGACTTGACCACCCGCATCCTGGTCAACTCCTTCGCCATGGCGGCCGAGATGGAGCGGGAGCTGATCAGCCAGCGCACCAAGAACGGCTTGGCGAGGGCCAGGATACAGGGGAAGAAGCTCGGCAACCCTGGGCTGGACCGGATCAATCAGGCGAGGCAGGAGAAGGCGGCCCAGGACGTGGAGCACCTCCGGGGCACACTGGCGGCCTTCCTGGGCCAAGGGATGCCACAGCGCCGCATGGTGGAGGAACTGAACCGGCTGGGGATCAGGACGGCCAGAGGGTGCGCCTGGACCTTGTGCGGACTACAGCGGGCCATGAAGCGCCTGGGGCTGGGAGGGAAGGGGTAG